The Pseudomonas allokribbensis genome has a window encoding:
- the alaS gene encoding alanine--tRNA ligase: MKSAEIREAFLRFFEEQGHTRVASSSLIPGNDPTLLFTNAGMNQFKDCFLGQEKRAYTRATSSQKCVRAGGKNSDLENVGYTARHHTFFEMLGNFSFGDYFKHDAITFAWTFLTGVLKLPKEKLWVTVYASDDEAYDIWTQQVGVPVERMIRIGDNKGAPYASDNFWTMGDTGPCGPCTEIFYDHGDHIWGGPPGSPEEDGDRYIEIWNNVFMQFNRTADGVLHPLPAPSVDTGMGLERISAVMQHVNSNYEIDLFKNLLSASAEAIGCENGDQSSLKVVSDHIRSCGFLIADGVLPSNEGRGYVLRRIIRRACRHGNKLGATGSFFYKIVAALVAEMGEAFPELKKQQSNIERVLKAEEEQFSKTLDHGLKILEQDLLELKGTVVPGDVVFKLYDTYGFPMDLTADIARERSLTIDEVGFEREMEAQRVRARSASSFGLDYNTLVKVDVATEFTGYTDTSGSAKIVAIYKDGQSVDVLNEGEEAVIVLNQTPFYAESGGQVGDCGYLQAGNSRFDVRDTTKTGGAFLHHGVLASGSLLIGAPVETHVDAEVRHATSLNHSATHLLHAALRQVLGEHVQQKGSLVDSQRLRFDFSHFEAIKPEQIKALEDIVNAEIRKNSAVETEETDIETAKQKGAMALFGEKYGDNVRVLSMGGDFSVELCGGIHANRTGDIGLLKIISEGGVASGVRRIEAVTGAAALAYLNAAEEQLKEAASLVKGSRDNLIDKLSAVLERNRALEKQLEQLQAKAAAAAGDDLSASAVDVKGVKVLAVRLDGQDGKALLALVDQLKNKLGRAVILLGSVHEEKVVLVAGVTKDLTGQLKAGDLMKQAAAAVGGKGGGRPDMAQGGGIDAGALDGALALTVPFVEQGL; the protein is encoded by the coding sequence ATGAAAAGCGCAGAAATCCGTGAAGCCTTCCTTCGCTTCTTCGAAGAGCAAGGCCACACCCGTGTAGCCTCCAGCTCTTTGATTCCGGGCAACGACCCAACCCTGCTGTTCACCAACGCGGGGATGAACCAGTTCAAGGACTGCTTCCTGGGCCAGGAAAAGCGCGCGTACACCCGTGCGACCAGCAGCCAGAAATGCGTGCGTGCCGGTGGCAAGAACAGCGACCTGGAAAACGTCGGTTATACCGCCCGTCACCACACCTTCTTCGAAATGCTGGGTAACTTCAGCTTCGGTGACTATTTCAAGCACGACGCGATTACCTTCGCCTGGACGTTTCTGACCGGTGTTCTGAAACTGCCGAAGGAAAAGCTCTGGGTCACCGTCTACGCCTCCGACGACGAAGCGTATGACATCTGGACCCAACAAGTCGGTGTGCCGGTCGAGCGCATGATCCGCATCGGCGACAACAAAGGCGCGCCTTACGCGTCCGACAACTTCTGGACCATGGGCGATACCGGCCCGTGCGGCCCATGCACCGAGATTTTCTACGATCACGGCGACCACATCTGGGGCGGCCCTCCGGGCTCGCCGGAAGAAGACGGTGACCGCTACATCGAGATCTGGAACAACGTGTTCATGCAGTTCAACCGCACCGCCGACGGCGTGTTGCATCCGTTGCCAGCGCCGTCGGTGGATACCGGCATGGGCCTGGAGCGGATCAGTGCGGTGATGCAGCACGTCAATTCCAACTACGAAATCGACCTGTTCAAGAACCTGCTGAGCGCATCGGCCGAAGCAATCGGCTGCGAAAATGGCGATCAGTCGTCGCTCAAGGTTGTTTCGGACCACATCCGTTCGTGCGGTTTCCTGATCGCCGACGGCGTGCTGCCGTCCAACGAAGGCCGTGGCTACGTGCTGCGCCGGATCATCCGTCGTGCCTGCCGTCACGGTAACAAGCTGGGCGCCACCGGCAGCTTCTTCTACAAGATCGTTGCAGCGCTGGTCGCCGAAATGGGTGAAGCGTTCCCGGAACTGAAGAAGCAGCAATCCAACATCGAGCGCGTGCTCAAGGCTGAAGAAGAGCAGTTCTCCAAGACTCTGGATCACGGCTTGAAGATCCTCGAGCAGGATCTGCTGGAGCTCAAAGGCACTGTGGTGCCGGGTGACGTGGTGTTCAAACTCTACGACACCTACGGTTTCCCGATGGACCTGACCGCGGACATCGCTCGCGAGCGCAGCCTGACCATCGACGAAGTCGGTTTCGAACGCGAGATGGAAGCCCAGCGTGTTCGTGCACGTTCGGCCAGTTCGTTCGGTCTGGACTACAACACGCTGGTCAAGGTCGATGTGGCCACCGAGTTCACCGGTTACACCGACACCAGCGGTTCGGCGAAAATTGTCGCTATCTATAAAGATGGCCAGTCGGTTGACGTCTTGAATGAAGGCGAAGAGGCGGTGATCGTTCTGAATCAGACGCCGTTCTATGCTGAATCCGGCGGCCAGGTGGGCGACTGCGGTTATCTGCAGGCCGGCAACAGCCGTTTCGACGTGCGCGACACCACCAAGACCGGCGGCGCGTTCCTGCACCACGGCGTGCTGGCGTCCGGCAGCCTGCTCATCGGCGCACCAGTGGAAACCCACGTGGATGCCGAGGTGCGTCATGCGACTTCGTTGAACCACTCGGCCACCCACTTGCTGCACGCTGCATTGCGTCAGGTGCTGGGTGAGCATGTTCAACAGAAAGGTTCGTTGGTTGATAGCCAGCGCCTGCGCTTCGACTTCAGCCACTTTGAAGCGATCAAGCCTGAGCAAATCAAAGCGCTGGAAGACATCGTCAACGCCGAGATCCGCAAGAACTCCGCTGTTGAAACCGAAGAAACCGACATCGAAACCGCCAAGCAGAAGGGCGCGATGGCGCTGTTCGGCGAGAAGTACGGCGACAACGTGCGCGTGCTGAGCATGGGCGGTGATTTCTCCGTCGAGCTGTGCGGCGGTATCCACGCCAACCGTACCGGCGACATCGGCCTGCTGAAAATCATCAGCGAAGGCGGTGTGGCATCGGGTGTGCGTCGTATCGAAGCGGTTACCGGCGCTGCGGCGCTGGCCTACTTGAACGCGGCGGAAGAACAACTCAAGGAAGCGGCCAGCCTGGTCAAGGGCAGCCGCGACAACCTGATCGACAAGCTGTCGGCTGTGCTGGAGCGCAACCGTGCGCTTGAAAAGCAGCTCGAGCAGTTGCAGGCCAAGGCCGCTGCTGCCGCAGGCGACGATCTGTCGGCCTCGGCCGTGGACGTCAAGGGCGTGAAGGTCCTGGCCGTGCGTCTGGACGGGCAGGACGGCAAGGCGCTGCTGGCGCTGGTCGATCAGCTGAAAAACAAACTCGGTCGCGCAGTGATCCTGCTCGGCAGTGTCCATGAGGAAAAGGTCGTACTGGTTGCAGGTGTGACCAAGGACCTGACTGGCCAACTCAAAGCCGGTGATTTGATGAAACAGGCTGCTGCGGCAGTGGGCGGGAAGGGCGGTGGTCGTCCGGACATGGCGCAGGGCGGCGGTATCGACGCCGGCGCACTGGATGGCGCACTGGCGCTGACCGTTCCATTCGTCGAGCAGGGTTTATAA
- the ltaE gene encoding low-specificity L-threonine aldolase codes for MSVIDLRSDTVTQPTPAMLDAMTAAATGDDVYGEDPTVNRLEAELAKRLGFAAALFVPTGTMSNLLGLMAHCERGDEYIVGQQAHTYKYEGGGAAVLGSIQPQPLEVQADGSLDLDQVAAAIKPDDFHFARTRLLALENTMQGKVLPLEYLARARQFTQDNGLALHLDGARLYNAAVKLGVDAREITQHFDSVSVCLSKGLGAPVGSVLCGSVELIGKARRLRKMVGGGMRQAGLLAAAGLYALDHHVERLADDHANAQFLAEGLRAAGFTVEPVQTNMVYVQMGDRAEAIKAFAAERGIKLSAAARLRMVTHMDVNRSQIEQVIATFVEFSRK; via the coding sequence ATGAGCGTTATCGATCTTCGCAGCGACACCGTCACCCAACCGACTCCCGCCATGCTCGACGCGATGACCGCTGCGGCCACCGGTGATGATGTGTATGGCGAAGATCCGACGGTCAATCGTCTGGAAGCCGAACTGGCAAAACGGCTGGGTTTCGCCGCCGCGCTGTTCGTTCCGACCGGCACCATGAGCAACCTCTTGGGGCTGATGGCGCATTGCGAACGCGGTGACGAGTACATCGTTGGTCAGCAGGCGCACACCTACAAGTACGAGGGTGGTGGCGCAGCGGTACTCGGTTCGATCCAGCCGCAGCCGCTGGAAGTGCAGGCCGATGGCTCGCTGGACCTGGATCAGGTGGCGGCGGCGATCAAGCCTGACGACTTTCACTTCGCCCGCACCCGTCTGCTGGCGCTGGAAAACACCATGCAAGGCAAAGTGCTGCCGCTGGAGTATCTGGCCCGGGCTCGCCAGTTCACTCAGGACAACGGACTGGCCCTGCATCTGGACGGCGCGCGGCTGTACAACGCGGCGGTCAAGCTAGGGGTCGATGCCCGGGAAATCACGCAACACTTCGATTCGGTGTCGGTGTGCCTGTCCAAAGGCCTCGGCGCACCGGTCGGCTCGGTGCTGTGCGGTTCGGTCGAGTTGATCGGCAAGGCGCGGCGCCTGCGCAAGATGGTCGGCGGCGGCATGCGTCAGGCGGGCTTGCTGGCGGCGGCGGGGTTATATGCGCTGGATCATCACGTCGAGCGTCTGGCGGATGATCATGCCAACGCGCAATTTCTGGCCGAAGGCCTGCGTGCGGCCGGTTTCACCGTCGAGCCGGTGCAGACCAACATGGTTTACGTGCAGATGGGCGACCGTGCCGAGGCGATCAAGGCGTTTGCCGCCGAGCGCGGGATCAAATTGAGCGCTGCCGCCCGTCTGCGGATGGTCACGCACATGGACGTCAATCGTTCGCAAATCGAGCAAGTGATCGCGACATTCGTCGAGTTTTCGCGCAAGTGA
- a CDS encoding 6,7-dimethyl-8-ribityllumazine synthase has protein sequence MQPTAIDSKSKHTHGERVAFIQACWHKEIVDQSRKGFLAEMIAQGYQESDIDFFEVGGAFEMPLHAKLLAKTGRYAGIVAAALVVDGGIYRHEFVAQSVVSGLMQVQLETEVPVFSVSLTPHHFHAGEEHQKFFFEHFVHKGQEAAKTCADTLQKVRALRRTEPRAVAV, from the coding sequence ATGCAACCCACCGCTATCGACAGCAAAAGCAAACACACTCACGGCGAGCGCGTCGCGTTCATCCAGGCCTGCTGGCACAAGGAAATCGTCGACCAGAGCCGTAAAGGCTTCCTCGCCGAAATGATCGCCCAGGGCTATCAGGAATCGGACATCGATTTCTTCGAAGTCGGCGGCGCGTTTGAAATGCCCCTGCACGCCAAGCTGCTGGCCAAGACCGGCCGTTATGCCGGTATCGTCGCGGCCGCCCTGGTGGTGGACGGCGGGATCTACCGTCACGAATTCGTCGCCCAGTCGGTCGTCAGCGGCCTGATGCAGGTTCAGCTGGAAACCGAAGTGCCGGTGTTCTCGGTATCGCTGACCCCGCACCACTTCCATGCCGGCGAAGAACACCAGAAGTTCTTCTTCGAGCATTTCGTGCACAAGGGTCAGGAAGCGGCGAAGACTTGCGCGGATACGCTGCAGAAAGTGCGTGCGTTGCGCCGCACCGAGCCGCGCGCCGTAGCGGTCTGA
- the astE gene encoding succinylglutamate desuccinylase, whose protein sequence is MLALGKLLELTLAGREPAEKTQLTVEGVRMRWLSEGALEVRPPEARDNGLDLLLSAGIHGNETAPIELLDRLLHDIARGDLKPRARILFLFGNPEAIRKGERFIEQDVNRLFNGRHEQSSGSEALRACELERLAASFFSVPDRQRLHYDLHTAIRGSKIEQFALYPWKEGRQHSRLELSRLRAAGMEAVLLQNKPSIVFSSYTYDKLGAESFTLELGKARPFGQNAGVNVSLLETRLKQIIEGTEPEMAEQGLDGLQLFSVAREIIKHSDAFRLNLPADIENFSELDVGYVLAEDLANTRWIIEEQGARIIFPNPKVKNGLRAGILIVPTTDAQLA, encoded by the coding sequence ATGCTCGCCCTCGGCAAACTGCTTGAACTGACCCTCGCCGGCCGCGAACCGGCGGAGAAGACTCAACTGACTGTCGAAGGCGTGCGCATGCGCTGGTTGAGCGAGGGTGCGCTGGAAGTCCGGCCACCCGAAGCACGCGACAATGGCCTGGACCTGCTGCTGTCGGCAGGGATCCACGGCAACGAAACGGCACCGATCGAATTGCTCGACCGGTTGCTGCATGACATCGCCCGCGGCGACTTGAAGCCGCGCGCACGCATTCTGTTCCTGTTCGGCAACCCGGAAGCGATTCGCAAGGGCGAGCGTTTCATCGAGCAGGACGTCAATCGGCTGTTCAACGGCCGTCACGAACAAAGCAGCGGCTCCGAAGCCCTGCGCGCCTGCGAGCTGGAGCGCCTGGCGGCGAGCTTCTTCAGCGTGCCGGATCGTCAGCGTCTGCACTACGACCTGCACACGGCGATTCGCGGTTCGAAGATCGAGCAGTTCGCCCTGTATCCGTGGAAGGAGGGTCGCCAGCATTCCCGTCTTGAACTGTCCCGTCTGCGTGCGGCCGGCATGGAGGCGGTGCTGTTGCAGAACAAGCCGTCGATCGTGTTCAGCTCCTACACCTATGACAAGCTCGGTGCCGAGTCCTTCACCCTGGAACTGGGCAAGGCGCGGCCGTTCGGGCAGAACGCCGGGGTCAATGTGTCGCTGCTGGAAACCCGTCTGAAGCAGATCATCGAAGGTACCGAGCCGGAGATGGCCGAGCAGGGGCTGGACGGTCTGCAACTGTTCAGCGTGGCCCGGGAAATCATCAAGCACAGCGATGCGTTCCGCCTGAACCTGCCGGCGGACATCGAAAACTTTTCGGAACTGGATGTGGGTTATGTGCTGGCCGAAGACCTGGCCAATACCCGCTGGATCATCGAGGAGCAGGGCGCGCGGATCATCTTCCCCAATCCCAAGGTCAAGAACGGCCTGCGGGCGGGCATTTTGATTGTGCCGACCACTGACGCGCAGTTGGCCTGA
- a CDS encoding topoisomerase II, with protein sequence MSDSLRLILEDTDGKQLETSCTRVAVMWQGKELWIQQDGRGQLLIGVDVEEGDAEYANLLLRPLATNLVSLQLEMEPADLGDDDGHVHGPDCNHDH encoded by the coding sequence ATGAGCGATTCCCTGCGGCTGATCCTTGAAGACACCGACGGCAAGCAACTGGAAACTTCCTGCACCCGCGTCGCGGTCATGTGGCAAGGCAAAGAGCTGTGGATCCAGCAGGACGGCCGCGGCCAACTGTTGATCGGCGTGGACGTCGAAGAAGGCGACGCTGAATACGCCAACCTGCTGTTGCGCCCATTGGCGACTAATCTGGTAAGTCTGCAACTGGAGATGGAACCGGCTGACCTCGGCGACGATGACGGTCACGTGCACGGCCCGGATTGCAACCACGACCACTAA
- the astB gene encoding N-succinylarginine dihydrolase, which produces MKSFEVNFDGLVGPTHNYGGLSYGNVASQSNSQQSSNPKEAALQGLAKMKALMEMGFQQGVLAPQERPDVAALRRLGFSGTDAQVIERAAKDAMPLLVASCSASSMWVANAATVSPSADTADGRVHFTAANLNCKYHRSIEHPTTSRVLGAMFADQQHFAHHAALPAVAQFGDEGAANHTRFCREYGEAGVEFFVFGRSAFDTRYPAPQKYPARQTLEASQAVARLHGLRDEGVVYAQQNPAVIDQGVFHNDVIAVGNGEVLFYHEDAFLDTEQMLAELQTKLAKVGGKFQSVCVPRSAVTVDDAVRSYLFNSQLLSRPDGSMLLIVPEECRGNERVWNYLQGLTSSGGLIREVKVFDLKQSMQNGGGPACLRLRVALNETELAAVNPGVIMTAPLYGSLTAWVEKHYRDRLSESDLADPQLLLECRTALDELTQILKLGAVYPFQIN; this is translated from the coding sequence ATGAAATCCTTTGAAGTCAATTTTGACGGTCTAGTGGGGCCGACTCATAACTACGGTGGTCTGTCCTACGGCAACGTTGCGTCCCAGAGCAACAGCCAGCAGTCCTCGAATCCGAAGGAAGCGGCGCTGCAAGGCCTGGCGAAAATGAAAGCGCTGATGGAAATGGGCTTTCAGCAGGGCGTTCTCGCACCGCAGGAGCGTCCGGACGTGGCTGCTTTGCGCCGTCTGGGTTTCAGCGGCACCGACGCCCAGGTCATCGAGCGCGCCGCAAAAGACGCGATGCCGCTGCTGGTCGCCAGCTGCTCGGCGTCGAGCATGTGGGTGGCCAACGCCGCCACGGTCAGCCCGAGTGCCGACACCGCTGACGGTCGCGTGCATTTCACCGCCGCCAACCTCAATTGCAAATATCACCGCAGCATCGAGCACCCGACCACCAGCCGCGTGCTCGGTGCGATGTTCGCTGATCAGCAACACTTTGCTCACCACGCCGCATTGCCGGCGGTGGCGCAGTTCGGCGACGAAGGCGCGGCCAACCACACGCGTTTCTGCCGTGAGTACGGCGAGGCTGGCGTCGAGTTCTTCGTCTTCGGTCGCAGTGCGTTCGACACCCGTTACCCGGCGCCGCAAAAGTACCCGGCGCGCCAGACCCTCGAAGCCTCGCAAGCAGTTGCCCGTCTGCACGGCCTGCGCGACGAAGGCGTGGTCTACGCGCAGCAGAATCCGGCGGTGATCGATCAAGGCGTGTTCCACAACGACGTGATCGCGGTGGGCAACGGCGAGGTGCTGTTCTATCACGAGGACGCGTTCCTCGACACCGAGCAGATGCTGGCCGAGTTGCAAACCAAGCTGGCCAAGGTCGGCGGCAAGTTCCAGTCGGTCTGCGTGCCACGCTCGGCGGTCACCGTGGACGACGCGGTGCGTTCCTACCTGTTCAACAGCCAGTTGCTGTCGCGCCCTGACGGTTCGATGCTGCTGATCGTGCCGGAAGAGTGCCGTGGCAACGAGCGCGTGTGGAACTACCTGCAAGGCCTGACCAGCTCCGGCGGCCTGATCCGCGAAGTGAAAGTCTTCGACCTCAAGCAAAGCATGCAGAACGGCGGTGGCCCGGCGTGCCTGCGACTGCGCGTCGCGCTCAACGAAACCGAGCTGGCGGCCGTCAACCCAGGGGTTATCATGACCGCCCCGTTGTACGGTTCGTTGACCGCATGGGTTGAAAAGCACTACCGCGACCGCCTGAGCGAAAGCGATCTGGCGGACCCGCAATTGCTGCTTGAATGCCGGACGGCACTGGATGAACTGACGCAAATCCTTAAACTGGGCGCGGTTTATCCATTCCAGATCAATTGA
- the astD gene encoding succinylglutamate-semialdehyde dehydrogenase: MMNSLYIAGEWLAGQGEAFQSLNPVTQQVLWSGEGATAAQVESAVQAARQAFPGWARRTLEERISVLEAFAAALKNHADELARTIGEETGKPLWEAATEVTSMVNKIAISVQSYRERTGEKSGPLGDATAVLRHKPHGVVAVFGPYNFPGHLPNGHIVPALLAGNSVLFKPSELTPKVAELTVKCWIEAGLPAGVLNLLQGARETGIALAANPGIDGLFFTGSSRTGNHLHQQFAGRPDKILALEMGGNNPLVVDQVADLDAAVYTIIQSAFISAGQRCTCARRLLVPQGAWGDSLLKRLVDVSSTIEVGAFDQQPAPFMGSVVSLGAAKALMDAQAHLLANGAVSLLAMTQPQAQSALLTPGIVDVTAVADRSDEELFGPLLQVIRYADFAAAIAEANDTAFGLAAGLLSDSEERYQQFWLESRAGIVNWNKQLTGAASSAPFGGVGASGNHRASAYYAADYCAYPVASLETPSLVMPAALTPGVKMA, from the coding sequence ATAATGAATTCGCTATACATCGCAGGTGAGTGGCTGGCCGGTCAGGGCGAGGCCTTTCAATCGCTGAACCCGGTGACCCAGCAAGTGCTGTGGTCGGGGGAGGGCGCCACTGCCGCTCAGGTTGAGTCCGCCGTGCAGGCCGCACGCCAGGCGTTCCCGGGCTGGGCCCGTCGTACCCTGGAAGAGCGCATCAGCGTGCTCGAGGCTTTCGCCGCCGCGCTGAAAAACCACGCCGACGAGCTGGCCCGCACCATCGGTGAGGAAACCGGCAAACCGCTGTGGGAAGCCGCGACCGAAGTCACCAGCATGGTCAACAAGATCGCGATCTCGGTGCAAAGCTACCGCGAACGTACTGGCGAGAAGAGCGGCCCATTGGGCGACGCCACCGCCGTGTTGCGCCACAAGCCCCACGGCGTGGTAGCGGTGTTCGGCCCTTACAACTTCCCTGGGCATTTGCCGAACGGCCACATCGTGCCGGCGCTGCTGGCCGGTAACAGCGTGCTGTTCAAGCCAAGCGAGCTGACGCCGAAAGTCGCCGAGCTGACGGTCAAGTGCTGGATCGAAGCCGGTCTGCCGGCCGGCGTGCTGAACCTGCTGCAAGGCGCCCGTGAAACCGGGATCGCTCTGGCGGCGAACCCGGGCATCGACGGTCTGTTCTTCACCGGTTCGAGTCGTACCGGCAATCACCTGCACCAGCAGTTCGCCGGTCGTCCGGACAAGATCCTCGCGCTGGAAATGGGCGGCAACAACCCGCTGGTGGTCGATCAGGTCGCTGACCTCGATGCGGCGGTGTACACGATCATTCAATCGGCGTTCATTTCCGCCGGTCAGCGTTGCACCTGCGCCCGTCGTCTGCTGGTGCCGCAAGGCGCGTGGGGCGACAGTCTGCTCAAGCGTCTGGTGGACGTCAGCTCGACCATCGAGGTCGGCGCGTTTGATCAGCAACCGGCGCCGTTCATGGGCTCGGTGGTTTCCCTCGGCGCGGCGAAAGCGTTGATGGATGCCCAGGCGCATCTGCTGGCCAATGGCGCAGTGTCGCTGCTGGCAATGACTCAGCCACAGGCGCAGTCGGCGCTGCTGACCCCTGGCATCGTTGATGTGACGGCGGTTGCCGATCGCTCCGACGAAGAACTGTTCGGCCCGTTGCTGCAAGTGATCCGCTACGCCGATTTCGCGGCGGCGATTGCCGAAGCCAACGACACCGCGTTTGGTCTGGCCGCTGGCCTGCTGTCGGATTCCGAAGAGCGCTACCAGCAGTTCTGGCTGGAAAGCCGTGCCGGTATCGTCAACTGGAACAAACAGCTGACGGGTGCTGCGAGCAGCGCGCCGTTCGGCGGTGTCGGCGCTTCGGGCAACCACCGCGCCAGTGCCTACTACGCGGCGGATTACTGCGCTTACCCGGTGGCCTCGCTGGAAACCCCGAGCCTGGTGATGCCGGCGGCCCTGACGCCTGGCGTGAAGATGGCGTGA
- the astA gene encoding arginine N-succinyltransferase has protein sequence MIVRPVRSSDLSALIDLARSTGTGLTTLPANEERLTHRVGWAEKTFRGEAGRGDADYLFVLEDDNGRVVGISAIAGAVGLREPWYNFRVGLTVSASQELNIYREIPTLFLANDLTGNSELCSLFLHADYRTGLNGRMLSKARMLFIAEFPQLFGNKIIAEMRGVSDEAGRSPFWESLGRHFFKMEFSQADYLTGVGNKAFIAELMPKFPLYTCFLSPDARNVIGQVHPDTEPALAMLKSEGFSYQGYVDIFDAGPAIECETSKIRAVRDSEALVLAIGTPGEDATPFIIHNRKREDCRITAAPARLAAGTLVVDPLTAKRLQLNAGDQVRAVALSAARESK, from the coding sequence ATGATTGTTCGTCCCGTACGCAGCAGCGATTTGTCCGCTCTGATCGACCTGGCCCGCAGCACCGGCACCGGCCTGACCACGTTGCCGGCCAACGAAGAGCGCCTGACCCACCGGGTCGGCTGGGCCGAGAAGACCTTTCGCGGTGAAGCCGGCCGTGGCGACGCGGACTACCTGTTCGTGCTCGAAGACGACAACGGTCGCGTGGTGGGGATTTCCGCCATCGCCGGCGCCGTCGGTCTGCGCGAGCCTTGGTACAACTTCCGCGTCGGCCTGACCGTCAGCGCCTCGCAGGAGCTGAACATCTATCGCGAGATCCCGACGCTGTTCCTGGCCAACGACCTGACCGGCAACTCCGAACTGTGCTCGCTGTTCCTGCACGCCGACTACCGCACCGGCCTCAACGGTCGCATGCTGTCCAAGGCGCGGATGCTGTTCATCGCCGAATTCCCGCAGCTGTTCGGCAACAAGATCATTGCCGAGATGCGCGGTGTGTCGGATGAAGCCGGTCGTTCGCCGTTCTGGGAAAGCCTGGGCCGTCACTTCTTCAAAATGGAATTCAGCCAGGCCGATTACCTGACCGGCGTCGGCAACAAGGCGTTCATCGCCGAACTGATGCCGAAATTCCCGCTGTACACCTGCTTCCTGTCGCCGGACGCGCGCAACGTCATCGGCCAGGTGCACCCGGACACCGAGCCGGCGCTGGCGATGCTCAAGAGCGAAGGTTTCAGCTATCAGGGCTATGTCGACATCTTCGATGCCGGCCCGGCCATCGAGTGCGAGACCAGCAAGATCCGAGCTGTGCGTGACAGCGAGGCGCTGGTGCTGGCCATCGGCACGCCGGGCGAAGACGCCACGCCGTTCATCATCCATAACCGCAAACGCGAAGACTGCCGCATCACGGCTGCGCCGGCCCGTCTGGCCGCCGGTACGCTGGTGGTTGATCCGCTGACCGCCAAACGTCTTCAACTCAACGCTGGCGATCAGGTTCGCGCCGTGGCGTTGTCCGCTGCTCGGGAGTCGAAATAA
- the aruF gene encoding arginine/ornithine succinyltransferase subunit alpha encodes MLVMRPAQMADLGEVQRLAADSPIGVTSLPDDVERLSDKIAASEASFAAEVSFNGEESYFFVLEDTATGKLVGCSAIVASAGYSEPFYSFRNETFVHASRELKIHNKIHVLSQCHDLTGNSLLTSFYVQRELVGSPFSELNSRGRLLFVASHPERFADSVVTEIVGYSDENGDSPFWDAIGRNFFDLNYAEAERLCGLKSRTFLAELMPHYPIYVPLLPDSAQEAMGQVHPRAQITFDILMREGFETDHYIDIFDGGPTLHARVSGIRSIAQSRVVPVKIGEPVKGAGRQYLVANAQLQDYRAVLLELDYAPGKPVTLDLEAAEALGVGEGASVRLVAV; translated from the coding sequence ATGCTGGTGATGCGCCCCGCGCAAATGGCTGATCTGGGCGAGGTACAGCGTCTGGCTGCGGACAGCCCGATTGGTGTCACTTCCTTGCCGGATGACGTGGAACGCCTGAGCGACAAGATCGCCGCGAGCGAAGCCTCGTTTGCCGCCGAAGTGAGCTTCAACGGTGAAGAGAGTTACTTCTTCGTCCTTGAAGACACCGCCACCGGCAAACTGGTGGGCTGCTCGGCGATCGTCGCTTCGGCCGGTTATTCCGAGCCGTTCTACAGCTTTCGCAACGAGACCTTCGTGCATGCCTCCCGCGAGCTGAAGATCCACAACAAGATCCACGTGCTCTCGCAATGCCACGACCTGACCGGCAACAGTCTGCTGACCAGTTTCTACGTGCAGCGCGAGCTTGTGGGTTCGCCGTTCTCGGAACTCAACTCCCGTGGCCGTCTGCTGTTCGTCGCCAGCCACCCGGAGCGGTTCGCCGATTCGGTGGTGACCGAGATCGTCGGTTACAGCGACGAGAACGGCGACTCGCCGTTCTGGGACGCCATCGGTCGCAACTTCTTCGACTTGAACTACGCCGAGGCCGAGCGTCTGTGTGGCCTGAAAAGCCGCACGTTCCTCGCCGAACTGATGCCGCATTACCCGATCTACGTGCCGCTGCTGCCGGACTCCGCTCAGGAAGCGATGGGCCAGGTTCACCCGCGTGCGCAGATCACCTTCGACATCCTGATGCGCGAAGGCTTCGAGACCGATCACTACATCGACATTTTCGACGGTGGCCCGACCCTGCATGCACGCGTCTCGGGGATCCGTTCGATCGCCCAGAGCCGTGTGGTGCCGGTGAAGATCGGCGAGCCGGTCAAAGGTGCCGGGCGCCAGTATCTGGTGGCCAATGCCCAGTTGCAGGATTACCGCGCGGTATTGCTGGAACTGGATTACGCGCCGGGCAAACCGGTGACCCTGGATCTGGAAGCGGCCGAAGCCCTGGGCGTCGGTGAAGGTGCCAGCGTGCGCCTGGTGGCGGTTTAA